Sequence from the Actinomyces slackii genome:
TGTTGTGCCCGAGGCTGACGATGACCTTCTCGCCGAGGCCGACCGCGCCCAGAGCCTGGGCATCCTCAAGCGCATGGCCCGCATCGGGGCGGCCCTGGCTGATCGCCCGCAGGTCGTCGAGGTGGAGCGGCTGGCCTCCCACCCCAGCGACACCGTGCGGGGTGGGCCTGCTTCCTCATCGCCGCGCGCTCGAGTGCCGGACCCGCTCGGCTGCTTCAGGAGCTGCGGGGCCTGGCGGACGACGAGCACTTCTCGGTGCGCGAGTGGGTGTGGATGGCGGCCCGACCCACGCTCGTGTCCGATCTGGATGCCAGCATCGACCACCTGGCCGACTGGACGCAGGACCCCTCCGAGCGCATCCGCCGCTTCGCCAGCGAGTCACTGCGGCCCCGCGGCGTCTGGGCCACTCATATCGCCGCCCTCAAGGAGGCCCCCGAGCGCGGCGAGCCGATCCTGACCCCGCTGCGCGCCGACCCCTCGCGCTACGTGCAGGACTCGGTGGCGAACTGGATCAATGACGCCGCCAAGTCCCGCCCCGACTGGGCCCTTGACCTGTGCCGCCGATGGACGACTGCCGGTGAGAACCCGGCTACCGAGCGCATTGTGAAACGGGCACTGCGATCCGGCGACCTGGCGGCCCAGCTGCACTCACAGGCATGACGATGGTCCCCGGGCCCGGCAAGGTCCAGCCGCCCCGGCAGCGCTCAGCGCATCCACGCCCGGACCCGTAGGCCGGTGGTCAGGGCCCGGGCGCCCATGAACACCCAGGCGAAGGCCAGCCACAGGGTCACCAGCCCTCCGGCGCCCATGCCCACCACCAGCGCCAGCGGCACGTAGGGCAGGAGCGTGATCAGGCCCGCCCGGGCCAGGTAGGGGCCATCGCCCGCCCCCATGAGGATGCCGTCGAACAGGTAGACGGCCCCGGCCAGGGGCATCGCCGAGGCCATGACCACCAGCACGGGGATGGCCGCGGCCACCACCGCGGACTCGGAGGTGAACAGCAGCGGCAGCCACGGGCTGGCCACCGCCAGGACCAGGCAGATCCCCGCCCCCGCTCCCAGGCCCCAGGCCAGGCACCGGCGCAGCAGAGCCCCGATCCCCGGACCTCCCTGGGCGTCCCCTCCGGAGGAATCAGCCCGCCCCAGAGCAGTGCCGACCAGTGCCTGCGCCGCCACCGCCAGGGCATCCAGGGCGAAGGCCGCGAAGCTCCACAGGGCGAAGGCCACCTGATGCGCCGCCAGAGGGACAGGCCCCAGCGCCGTCGCCGCCCACACCGTGGTTAGGATCGCCGCCCGCAGGCTGAGAGTGCGCACCAGCAGGGGAAGCCCACTTCCCAGGGAGGCCCCGAGCCCGGCGCGGCGAGGCCGCAGCCCCACGCCCTCAGCCCGGGCGGCGCGCATCACCGGGGCCACAAGCGCCACCGCCATGAGACTCTGGGCAATCGCCGTCCCCGCCCCGGAGCCGGCGATCCCCATCCCCACGCCATAAAGCAGCACGGCGTTGAGGACAACGTTGAGAGCCGCCCCCGCCGCGGCCACGATAAAAGGCGTGCGCGTGTCCAGCAGCCCCCGCAGCACGCCCGTCGCGGCGAAGACCGCGAGCATCCCGGGCATACCGGGGGCCGATGCGCGCAGGTAGGCGATGGCAGCGCCCGCCACCTCGCCCTGCGCCCCCAGGGCCGAGACGATGAGCGGGGCCCCACCGCCCAGCAGCAAACCGGCCCCCAGGCCCAGGATGAGGGCCAGCCAGATCCCGTCGACGCCGGCGCGCAGCCCCTCCTGCCTCCTCCCGGCCCCGAAGAGCCGCGCCGTGGTCGCGGTGGTGGCGTAGGCCAGGAAGACGAACAGGCCGACGGCGGTGGTCAGGACCGTCGAGGCGATGGACAGCCCCGCCAGGCTCGCCGTCCCCAGATGCCCCACCATCGCCGAGTCGATGAGGACGAACAGGGGCTCCGCCACCAGTGCCCCCAGGGCCGGCAGGGCCAGGGAGAGGATCTGCCGGTTGAGGCTGCGGGGCGCGGTGGGCACGGCCTGAATTGTGCCCGACGGGCCTCGGCGTGTCGCGACGAGCAGCCCGACCACCCCCGAGGCGCCGGCGACACGGCTGTGGAACTCCTACAGGAACCGGCATGTCGCCCGCACCACGTCTCTGAATGAAGCCTGAGAATAAGCCCGAAAGTGCCTGGCACTCATAGGTGGGGGCGCATCTGGGGAAAACCGAAGGCGATCGACCTGTAGGACCCCCACAAAGCGCCCTAACCTCAAGTCGAGGATCACCTCTGTCCACAGAGATTCCCACTTATCCACAGATTAAGTTGTGATCTGGTGAGAGAGTCCTATGTATTTCCTGATGGCTGTTTTGCCTGGAATGACAGGGAGCATGTGCGGACGGTCGTGTGATCAGATGTCGCTGTGCACACACTTATCCACAGGGAGCCCTGGCAGATCCCCAGGGCAGGTGGCCACATCCACAGCCATCTGCCGGATATCCCCAGAGGTGCGCCGTCGAGGGTTTGCACGCCCTGACAACAGCCGCTATGGTCACGCGCGCGCAAGCGCCCGCGCGGCCTGAACAGGAGGGCCGACCGTCGTCGGGCCGGCGCGGATCGAGGCACCGGGAGGGGAGCGTGATGGACGGCATGGAGGGCGCCGACGAGCCCGAGAGCCCGGAGCACAGCGGCTACGCGCGCTACGACTCGGCCTTCGACCGCCTCCCGCCCCAGGACCTGGACGCCGAGATGGCCACCCTGGGCGGCATGCTCCTGAGCAAGGAGGCCATCACCGACGTCATCGACGTGCTGCGCGGCCCGGAGTTCTACCGCTCCGCCCACGAGTCGATCTTCAGCGCCATCGTCGAGATCTACAACCGCTCCGAGCCCGCCGACCCGCTCATCGTGGCCGATGAGCTCTCCAAGCGGGGCGAGCTGGAGCGCATCGGCGGCGCCCCCTACCTGGCCTCCCTCATGGCCACCGTCCCCACCGCCGCCAACGCCGGCTACTACGCCCGCATCGTCAAGGACAAGGCGCTGATGCGCGGGCTCGTCCAGGCCGGCACCCGCATCACCCAGCTGGGCTACTCCACCGACGCCGGGGACATCGACAACCTCGTCACCCTGGCCGAGGCCGAGGTATACGCCGTGGCCCACAACGAGGGTGAGAGGGAGGACTACGTCGCCGTCGCCGAGCTCCTGGGCGAGGCCAACCTGGAGATCGAGGCCGCCCAGAACCGGGACAACGGCGCCATGACCGGGGTGCCCACCGGCTTCCTGGAGCTCGATGAGCTCACCGGCGGCCTGCACGCCGGGCAGATGATCATCGTCGCCGCCCGCCCCGCCATGGGCAAGTCCACCCTCGCCGTCGACTTCTGCCGCTCGGCCTCCATCCACCACGGCATCACCAGCTGCTACTTCTCCCTGGAGATGGGGCGCATGGAGCTCATGATGCGCATCCTGGCCGCCGAGTCCGGGGTGGACATGAACAAGCTCCGCGGCTCGCGCCAGATGGAGGACCGCGACTGGACGGATGTGGCCGTGGCCTACAACCCCGTGTCCAACGCGCCCCTGTTCATCGACGACTCGCCCAACCTGACCATGCCGGAGATCCGCTCCAAGGCGCTGCGCATGAAGCAGCAGCACAACCTGGGGATCATGGTCATCGACTACCTCCAGCTCATGAGCTCGGGCAAGCGCGTGGAGTCCCGCCAGCAGGAGGTCTCGGAGTTCTCCCGGTCGCTCAAGCTCCTGGCCAAGGAACTGGAGATCCCCGTCATCGCCGTCGCCCAGCTCAACCGCGGACCCGAGCAGCGCACCGGCAACAAGCCCCAGATGTCCGACCTGCGCGAGTCCGGCTCCCTGGAGCAGGACGCCGACATCATCGTGCTGCTGCACCGCCCCGAGTACTACAACCCCGAGGAGCGCCCCGGGGAGGCCGACATCATCGTGGCCAAGCACCGCAACGGCCAGACCCGCACCATTCCGGTGGCCTTCCAGGGGCACCTGTCGCGCTTCGCCAACATGGCCCGCGACATCGTCCCCGAGCCCGCCTACGAGTAGGCGCCGGCCGCCGACCATCGGTTGCCGGCCCGCCGGCCGCCGGGCCCGACGTCGGGGCGCGCCTCCCCCGGGGCCCTGGCCTCCCGGGGCGCGCCGCCGGCCGCCGGACGACAACCGCCGCACCGGGCCGTCCCGGGGCGCCGCCCGCTCGGCGACCCCGCTTGGCGCCGCTCAGCGACCCTGCCCGACGGCGCTACTCGGCGACGTCGGAGGCGGACAGGTCCATCTGCCGCAGGGACACCAGGCGGGAGCGGCG
This genomic interval carries:
- a CDS encoding MATE family efflux transporter, coding for MPTAPRSLNRQILSLALPALGALVAEPLFVLIDSAMVGHLGTASLAGLSIASTVLTTAVGLFVFLAYATTATTARLFGAGRRQEGLRAGVDGIWLALILGLGAGLLLGGGAPLIVSALGAQGEVAGAAIAYLRASAPGMPGMLAVFAATGVLRGLLDTRTPFIVAAAGAALNVVLNAVLLYGVGMGIAGSGAGTAIAQSLMAVALVAPVMRAARAEGVGLRPRRAGLGASLGSGLPLLVRTLSLRAAILTTVWAATALGPVPLAAHQVAFALWSFAAFALDALAVAAQALVGTALGRADSSGGDAQGGPGIGALLRRCLAWGLGAGAGICLVLAVASPWLPLLFTSESAVVAAAIPVLVVMASAMPLAGAVYLFDGILMGAGDGPYLARAGLITLLPYVPLALVVGMGAGGLVTLWLAFAWVFMGARALTTGLRVRAWMR
- the dnaB gene encoding replicative DNA helicase: MEGADEPESPEHSGYARYDSAFDRLPPQDLDAEMATLGGMLLSKEAITDVIDVLRGPEFYRSAHESIFSAIVEIYNRSEPADPLIVADELSKRGELERIGGAPYLASLMATVPTAANAGYYARIVKDKALMRGLVQAGTRITQLGYSTDAGDIDNLVTLAEAEVYAVAHNEGEREDYVAVAELLGEANLEIEAAQNRDNGAMTGVPTGFLELDELTGGLHAGQMIIVAARPAMGKSTLAVDFCRSASIHHGITSCYFSLEMGRMELMMRILAAESGVDMNKLRGSRQMEDRDWTDVAVAYNPVSNAPLFIDDSPNLTMPEIRSKALRMKQQHNLGIMVIDYLQLMSSGKRVESRQQEVSEFSRSLKLLAKELEIPVIAVAQLNRGPEQRTGNKPQMSDLRESGSLEQDADIIVLLHRPEYYNPEERPGEADIIVAKHRNGQTRTIPVAFQGHLSRFANMARDIVPEPAYE